The following are from one region of the Periophthalmus magnuspinnatus isolate fPerMag1 chromosome 5, fPerMag1.2.pri, whole genome shotgun sequence genome:
- the myg1 gene encoding UPF0160 protein MYG1, mitochondrial, translated as MPCSISLHVLSICRKVLNLSPLRQNATRSGSILFHRYIFKHRFMSSEAKKLRTDMKKIGTHNGTFHCDEVLACFFLRQLTEYKDAEIIRTRDPAQLAECDVVVDVGGEFNPKIHRYDHHQRTFSESFHSLCPEKPWVTKLSSAGLVYLHFGRRLLSQLTQLKEDDKQLEVLYDKLYENFVEEVDAVDNGISQYEGEARYSVSTTLSSRVGHLNPRWNSKSQDTEEGFKKALAMVGEEFLDRLDFYKSSWLPARAVVEEAVLNRHKVDPSGEIIIFSQGGCPWKEHLFVLERELQVTTPIKFVLYPDQNGQWRIQCVPAGLNTFQNRLSILEEWRGVRDAALSELSGIKDCIFVHASGFIGGNKTQEGALEMARRTLQAAAQSAAANGKS; from the exons ATGCCATGTTCCATCAGTCTACATGTTTTATCCATATGTAGAAAAGTTTTGAATCTATCACCGTTACGCCAAAACGCTACAAGAAGTGGGTCGATATTATTTCATCGTTACATCTTCAAACATCGATTTATGTCGAGTGAAGCAAAGAAACTGCGCACAGACATGAAAAAGATCGGCACTCACAACGGCACGTTTCACTGTGACGAGGTCCTCGCCTGTTTCTTCCTCCGCCAGCTCACAGAGTACAAG GATGCTGAAATCATTCGTACCCGTGACCCGGCACAGCTGGCAGAATGTGATGTTGTTGTGGATGTTGGAGGAGAGTTTAATCCTAAAATCCATCGCTATGATCATCACCAGAG AACCTTTTCAGAAAGTTTCCATAGCCTGTGTCCGGAAAAGCCCTGGGTGACCAAGCTGAGCTCAGCCGGCCTGGTTTACCTGCACTTTGGGCGGCGGCTGCTGTCTCAGCTCACACAGCTCAAGGAGGATGACAAGCAGCTGGAGGTGCTTTATGACAAG CTTTATGAAAACTTTGTAGAAGAGGTGGATGCAGTCGACAATGGCATTTCTCAGTATGAGGGCGAGGCTCGGTACAGCGTCTCCACCACACTGAGCTCACGTGTCGGCCACCTGAACCCACGCTGGAACAGCAAGAGCCAGGACACCGAG GAAGGATTCAAAAAAGCTCTGGCGATGGTGGGAGAAGAGTTCCTCGATCGTTTGGACTTTTACAAATCTTCGTGGTTGCCTGCTCGCGCTGTTGTGGAGGAAGCTGTTCTGAATAGGCACAAG GTGGACCCCAGTGGTGAGATTATTATCTTCTCTCAGGGTGGATGTCCTTGGAAAGAACACTTGTTTGTTCTGGAGAGAGAACTACAGGTGACGACGCCAATCAAGTTTGTCTTGTACCCGGATCAGAACGGACAATGGAGGATCCAGTGTGTTCCCGCTGGTCTCAACACTTTCCAAAACAG GTTGTCGATTCTGGAGGAGTGGCGTGGAGTCAGAGACGCGGCGCTGTCAGAGCTCAGCGGCATTAAAGACTGCATCTTCGTCCATGCCAGTGGTTTTATTGGCGGGAACAAGACCCAAGAGGGCGCCTTGGAGATGGCCCGAAGGACACTGCAGGCCGCCGCCCAGTCTGCGGCCGCAAATGGAAAAAGTTGA